Proteins encoded together in one Diabrotica undecimpunctata isolate CICGRU chromosome 3, icDiaUnde3, whole genome shotgun sequence window:
- the LOC140435698 gene encoding protein GVQW3-like — protein sequence MCDEKHEHRINVKFLVKFKKTPTECYNLLKEAYGENSLCRARVFEWYKRFSEGAEDDQRPGPPVSVSTPQTVTKINEIVRGDHSMSIRMIAETVNANKETVRKILHDELNMKKVCEKLVPKKLTPDKKLVRQQIRSDFLERLHEEPQLIENIINCDETWIFKYDVETKRQSMYWKTPASPRMKKARMSKSKIKAMLIVFFDINIVMTEWVPEGQTVNQTYYLKVLATLREQLPITRCL from the coding sequence ATGTGTGACGAAAAACATGAGCATcggattaatgtgaaatttctcGTTAAATTCAAAAAAACTCCGACTGAGtgctataatttgttgaaagagGCCTATGGTGAGAATTCTCTATGTCGTGCACGTGTTTTCGAATGGTATAAACGGTTTTCTGAAGGCGCCGAAGATGACCAACGTCCAGGTCCACCTGTCTCTGTTTCAACTCCTCAAACAgtgaccaaaataaatgaaattgtgcgCGGAGATCATAGTATGAGCATTCGGATGATTGCTGAGACTGTAAACGCCAATAAAGAAACTGTCAGAAAAATTTTACATGACGAATTGAACATGAAGAAAGTCTGTGAGAAGTTGGTCCCAAAAAAATTGACCCCTGATAAAAAGCTCGTCCGTCAACAGATCCGGTCAGATTTTCTTGAGAGGTTACATGAAGAGCCTCAATTAATCGAAAACATCATCAATTGCGATGAAACCTGGATATTCAAATACGATGTTGAAACTAAGCGACAATCCATGTACTGGAAAACTCCTGCATCGCCAAGAATGAAAAAAGCAAGGATGTCGAAATCAAAAATTAAAGCCATGCTAATCGTTTTTTTCGACATTAACATCGTGATGACTGAATGGGTTCCAGAGGGTCAAACTGTAAACCAAACTTACTATTTgaaagttttggcaacgctgcgaGAGCAGCTGCCCATAACGCGATGTCTGTGA